In Chiroxiphia lanceolata isolate bChiLan1 chromosome 9, bChiLan1.pri, whole genome shotgun sequence, one DNA window encodes the following:
- the C8B gene encoding complement component C8 beta chain isoform X2, translated as MGAVVVWSYRWYLGVMSTTRTTFTLYTVKLLLLCAVLGIQTARCFGGEESLNLSGTNESVAKSRHVRSVSDLPQPRDCVLSTWSSWSKCDPCQKKRYRFARLEQPSQFNGDPCDHSDRETEDCVTNSPCRNKVRCDGFVCSVTGRCITRRLLCNGDDDCGDQSDEKNCKKVFKKCDQKMEQYWGIENLAKGLNIFTNNLEGLVLDHRYYAGGCSSHYIMDTRFRKPYNVESYTPETKGKYEFTMTEYDSYSNYESNVLKAKASQSSFSFGIKIPGLFELGYSSNDNRFKKFIQRMKRFSSTSSKFIHARSELAVAVYKLKPRALMLHYEFLQRLHQLPTEYSYGEYRELYRDYGTHYITEATVGGIYEYTLVMNGDELQKAGYSLSDVQKCTQNGFNIGANIDEVYVRLGINAAGCKSIFKEIGDSTSKKKYVEDFIALVRGGASEHITTLAYKNLPTAALMQEWGDAVQYNPEIIKLKAEPLYQLVTPNDFASAITIKENLRRALDEFQLETSSCRCAPCQGNGTPFLRGTECECLCPLGYSGIACEISKRKDAAISGNWGCWASWSPCSGGQRTRRRQCNNPAPQNGGSSCSGPDLETVNC; from the exons ATGGGAGCAGTGGTGGTTTGGAGTTACCGATGGTACCTGGGAGTGATGAGCACAACACGCACCACGTTCACTCTGTACACCGTCAAACTGTTGCTGCTTTGTGCTGTACTTGGCATCCAAACTGCTCGTTGCTTTGG TGGTGAAGAGTCCCTTAACCTCAGTGGCACCAACGAGAGCGTGGCCAAGAGCAGGCACGTCCGATCCGTGAGTGACCTGCCACAGCCCCGCGACTGCGTGCTCTCCACCTGGTCCTCATGGAGCAAGTGTGATCCCTGCCAGAAGAAAAGG TACAGATTTGCCCGCCTGGAACAACCCTCTCAGTTCAATGGAGATCCCTGTGATCACTCTGACAGAGAAACCGAAGACTGTGTTACGAATAGTCCTTGCAGGAATAAAGTTAGATGTGATGGGTTTGTGTGCTCAGTCACAG GGAGATGCATTACACGGAGGCTACTCTGCAATGGGGACGATGACTGTGGGGACCAGTCAGAtgaaaaaaactgcaaaaaagtgtttaaaaagtgTGACCAGAAGATGGAACAATACTGGGGAATAGAGAATCTGGCAAAAGG gttaaatattttcacaaacaACTTGGAAGGATTAGTTCTTGATCACAGGTACTATGCTGGGGGATGTTCTTCCCATTATATCATGGACACAAGATTCAGAAAGCCATACAATGTAGAAAGCTATACACCAGAG ACCAAAGGCAAATATGAATTTACAATGACTGAATATGACTCCTACTCAAATTATGAAAGCAACGTCCTGAAGGCAAAGGCTTCACAGTCAAGCTTCAGCTTTGGTATAAAAATACCAGGACTGTTTGAGCTCGGTTACAGTTCAAACGACAACAGGTTCAAGAAGTTCATTCAGAGGATGAAAAGATTTTCTTCAACT TCCAGCAAATTCATCCATGCCCGTTCTGAGCTGGCTGTTGCTGTTTATAAGCTGAAGCCCCGAGCCCTGATGCTGCATTACGAGTTCCTGCAGAGGCTCCACCAGCTGCCAACAGAGTACAGCTACGGGGAGTACAGGGAGCTCTACAGGGACTACGGGACACACTACATCACTGAGGCCACTGTCGGTGGCATCTACGAATATACTTTAGTCATGAACGGCGACGAGCTCCAGAAGGCAG GTTATTCTCTGAGCGATGTCCAAAAATGTACCCAAAATGGCTTTAACATTGGTGCAAATATTGATGAGGTCTATGTGAGGCTTGGAATAAATGCAGCTGGCtgtaaatccatttttaaagagattGGAG ACAGCACCTCCAAAAAAAAGTATGTGGAAGATTTCATCGCCCTGGTTCGTGGCGGAGCAAGTGAACACATCACCACGTTGGCCTACAAAAACCTACCAACAGCTGCGCTCATGCAGGAGTGGGGAGATGCTGTACAGTACAACCCTGAAATCATAAAGCTAAAG GCAGAGCCGCTGTATCAGCTGGTGACTCCAAATGACTTTGCCAGTGCAATCACAATAAAAGAGAATCTGCGACGGGCTCTGGATGAGTTTCAGCTGGAGACCAGCTCCTGTCGCTGTGCTCCGTGCCAGGGCAATGGCACCCCCTTCCTGCGAG GAACAGAATGTGAATGCTTATGTCCCCTTGGCTACAGCGGCATTGCCTGTGAGATCAGCAAGAGAAAAG
- the C8B gene encoding complement component C8 beta chain isoform X1, producing MGAVVVWSYRWYLGVMSTTRTTFTLYTVKLLLLCAVLGIQTARCFGSRVVEHSGEESLNLSGTNESVAKSRHVRSVSDLPQPRDCVLSTWSSWSKCDPCQKKRYRFARLEQPSQFNGDPCDHSDRETEDCVTNSPCRNKVRCDGFVCSVTGRCITRRLLCNGDDDCGDQSDEKNCKKVFKKCDQKMEQYWGIENLAKGLNIFTNNLEGLVLDHRYYAGGCSSHYIMDTRFRKPYNVESYTPETKGKYEFTMTEYDSYSNYESNVLKAKASQSSFSFGIKIPGLFELGYSSNDNRFKKFIQRMKRFSSTSSKFIHARSELAVAVYKLKPRALMLHYEFLQRLHQLPTEYSYGEYRELYRDYGTHYITEATVGGIYEYTLVMNGDELQKAGYSLSDVQKCTQNGFNIGANIDEVYVRLGINAAGCKSIFKEIGDSTSKKKYVEDFIALVRGGASEHITTLAYKNLPTAALMQEWGDAVQYNPEIIKLKAEPLYQLVTPNDFASAITIKENLRRALDEFQLETSSCRCAPCQGNGTPFLRGTECECLCPLGYSGIACEISKRKDAAISGNWGCWASWSPCSGGQRTRRRQCNNPAPQNGGSSCSGPDLETVNC from the exons ATGGGAGCAGTGGTGGTTTGGAGTTACCGATGGTACCTGGGAGTGATGAGCACAACACGCACCACGTTCACTCTGTACACCGTCAAACTGTTGCTGCTTTGTGCTGTACTTGGCATCCAAACTGCTCGTTGCTTTGG CTCTCGTGTTGTTGAGCACAGTGGTGAAGAGTCCCTTAACCTCAGTGGCACCAACGAGAGCGTGGCCAAGAGCAGGCACGTCCGATCCGTGAGTGACCTGCCACAGCCCCGCGACTGCGTGCTCTCCACCTGGTCCTCATGGAGCAAGTGTGATCCCTGCCAGAAGAAAAGG TACAGATTTGCCCGCCTGGAACAACCCTCTCAGTTCAATGGAGATCCCTGTGATCACTCTGACAGAGAAACCGAAGACTGTGTTACGAATAGTCCTTGCAGGAATAAAGTTAGATGTGATGGGTTTGTGTGCTCAGTCACAG GGAGATGCATTACACGGAGGCTACTCTGCAATGGGGACGATGACTGTGGGGACCAGTCAGAtgaaaaaaactgcaaaaaagtgtttaaaaagtgTGACCAGAAGATGGAACAATACTGGGGAATAGAGAATCTGGCAAAAGG gttaaatattttcacaaacaACTTGGAAGGATTAGTTCTTGATCACAGGTACTATGCTGGGGGATGTTCTTCCCATTATATCATGGACACAAGATTCAGAAAGCCATACAATGTAGAAAGCTATACACCAGAG ACCAAAGGCAAATATGAATTTACAATGACTGAATATGACTCCTACTCAAATTATGAAAGCAACGTCCTGAAGGCAAAGGCTTCACAGTCAAGCTTCAGCTTTGGTATAAAAATACCAGGACTGTTTGAGCTCGGTTACAGTTCAAACGACAACAGGTTCAAGAAGTTCATTCAGAGGATGAAAAGATTTTCTTCAACT TCCAGCAAATTCATCCATGCCCGTTCTGAGCTGGCTGTTGCTGTTTATAAGCTGAAGCCCCGAGCCCTGATGCTGCATTACGAGTTCCTGCAGAGGCTCCACCAGCTGCCAACAGAGTACAGCTACGGGGAGTACAGGGAGCTCTACAGGGACTACGGGACACACTACATCACTGAGGCCACTGTCGGTGGCATCTACGAATATACTTTAGTCATGAACGGCGACGAGCTCCAGAAGGCAG GTTATTCTCTGAGCGATGTCCAAAAATGTACCCAAAATGGCTTTAACATTGGTGCAAATATTGATGAGGTCTATGTGAGGCTTGGAATAAATGCAGCTGGCtgtaaatccatttttaaagagattGGAG ACAGCACCTCCAAAAAAAAGTATGTGGAAGATTTCATCGCCCTGGTTCGTGGCGGAGCAAGTGAACACATCACCACGTTGGCCTACAAAAACCTACCAACAGCTGCGCTCATGCAGGAGTGGGGAGATGCTGTACAGTACAACCCTGAAATCATAAAGCTAAAG GCAGAGCCGCTGTATCAGCTGGTGACTCCAAATGACTTTGCCAGTGCAATCACAATAAAAGAGAATCTGCGACGGGCTCTGGATGAGTTTCAGCTGGAGACCAGCTCCTGTCGCTGTGCTCCGTGCCAGGGCAATGGCACCCCCTTCCTGCGAG GAACAGAATGTGAATGCTTATGTCCCCTTGGCTACAGCGGCATTGCCTGTGAGATCAGCAAGAGAAAAG